A stretch of Oncorhynchus keta strain PuntledgeMale-10-30-2019 unplaced genomic scaffold, Oket_V2 Un_contig_15744_pilon_pilon, whole genome shotgun sequence DNA encodes these proteins:
- the LOC127919096 gene encoding uncharacterized protein LOC127919096 yields the protein MVCNADCVISNVVAKWPGSVHDSRIFRASEIYQCLSQGEFSGVLLGDRGYGCQPFLLTPFTDPRKHSRPTTMPMPGPGPELK from the exons atggtctgcaatgctgactgtgtgatcagcaatgttgtggcaaaatggcctggctcagtccatgactccagaatctttcgggcctctgaaatctatcagtgcctatcacaag gtgaattctctggtgtgttgctgggagacagggggtatggctgccagccttttctcctgacacctttcacagaccccaggaagcacagcaggcctacaaccatgcccatgccaggaccagggccagagttgaaatga